From the Caballeronia sp. LZ062 genome, one window contains:
- a CDS encoding dihydrofolate reductase family protein, whose product MHIVCHMMSSLDGRSLTDGWHLDFASACYEETAARFNADAWVCGRVTMQEISHAKDCDYPRGLAKGALPRTDHFAMRDASQYAVSIDPKGRVGWKSSTALDSHIVEVVAESVQDDYLAHLQSIGASYLFGGKDDIDLQRVVDTLGRELNIGKLIVEGGGHVSGAFVNAQLADEVSVLLIPLVDGREAHPSSFEVAMDKWHKPAYLKLDSVDKLENDVVWVRYTRKR is encoded by the coding sequence ATGCACATCGTCTGCCATATGATGTCCTCGCTGGATGGCCGCAGCCTTACGGACGGCTGGCACCTTGACTTCGCCTCCGCGTGTTACGAGGAAACGGCCGCCCGTTTCAACGCGGATGCATGGGTATGCGGCCGCGTCACCATGCAGGAAATCTCGCACGCCAAGGATTGCGACTATCCGCGCGGTCTTGCGAAAGGCGCCTTGCCACGCACCGATCACTTTGCCATGCGCGACGCAAGCCAGTACGCCGTGTCGATCGACCCTAAAGGGCGCGTCGGCTGGAAAAGCAGTACTGCGCTCGACTCGCATATCGTCGAGGTTGTCGCCGAAAGCGTGCAGGACGACTATCTCGCGCACCTTCAGTCCATCGGCGCGTCGTACCTCTTCGGCGGCAAGGACGATATCGACCTTCAACGCGTCGTGGACACGCTTGGCCGCGAACTCAATATCGGCAAGCTGATCGTCGAAGGAGGCGGTCACGTGTCGGGGGCATTCGTCAACGCGCAATTGGCCGATGAAGTCAGCGTCTTACTGATCCCGCTCGTCGACGGACGGGAAGCGCATCCTTCGTCATTCGAAGTCGCAATGGATAAGTGGCACAAGCCTGCGTATCTCAAACTGGATTCGGTCGACAAGTTGGAGAACGATGTGGTTTGGGTGCGTTATACACGCAAGCGATGA
- a CDS encoding methyl-accepting chemotaxis protein, with product MSLKATLWSTVGFVWLSLIVLSLISASMTRTLMMHDRQQALAEQVQSAVSVVNFYVQQAQSGAMPVEEAKRAAIAHLRPVRYGQSGYLLVVDSTMLQLLNPVRPETENEINDLVDKTGKHFTAAIVKHGLDGTHVTDYLFPKPGQTEALPKVAYGEYVRAWDWHVYTGAYVDDINREFGRRLFAMLGIVSMVGLALTAAMAWIIRSVLRKLGGDPKDVADACKRIAAGNLTEAVPVAARDDTSLMASVRTMQDRLVQTMGAVTSSANAIAGATKEIAAGNTDLSARTEEQAASLEETAASMEELTSTVKQNADNARQASDLAENASAVANEGTAIVGQVVDTMAGIEESSEKIAEIIGIIEGIAFQTNILALNAAVEAARAGEQGRGFAVVAGEVRSLAQRSSSAAREIKALIETSGSRVGAGTELVAKAGETMRSVQSAIQRVTDIMGEIASASHEQSRGIEQVNQAISQMDEVTQQNAALVEQAAAAAGSLEDQAEVLRKAVSVFRTTPSAAAASAETLVRVPREGGPRPVPATSKQRPIEPTARLQKPASTAKRAEPAMPKAVAATAASGDWETF from the coding sequence ATGAGCTTGAAGGCAACGCTGTGGAGCACGGTGGGATTCGTGTGGCTGAGCCTGATCGTGCTGTCGCTGATCAGCGCGAGCATGACGCGTACGTTGATGATGCACGATCGCCAACAGGCGCTGGCCGAGCAGGTGCAGTCGGCGGTAAGCGTCGTGAACTTCTACGTCCAGCAGGCGCAAAGCGGCGCAATGCCTGTAGAAGAAGCGAAGCGCGCGGCTATCGCGCATTTGCGGCCGGTGCGCTACGGGCAAAGCGGCTATCTGCTCGTCGTCGATTCGACGATGCTGCAATTGCTCAATCCGGTGCGTCCCGAAACGGAAAACGAGATCAACGATCTGGTCGACAAGACCGGCAAGCATTTCACCGCCGCAATCGTCAAACATGGACTCGACGGCACGCACGTGACCGACTATCTGTTTCCGAAGCCGGGCCAGACCGAGGCGCTGCCGAAAGTGGCATACGGCGAGTACGTTCGTGCGTGGGACTGGCACGTCTACACGGGCGCTTACGTGGACGACATCAATCGTGAATTCGGGCGCCGCCTTTTCGCGATGCTCGGCATTGTCTCCATGGTCGGGCTGGCGCTGACTGCCGCGATGGCCTGGATCATCCGAAGCGTGCTGCGCAAACTCGGCGGGGACCCCAAGGACGTTGCAGACGCGTGCAAACGCATTGCGGCGGGCAACCTCACGGAGGCTGTGCCTGTGGCTGCGCGCGACGATACGAGCCTGATGGCGTCGGTCCGGACCATGCAGGACCGGCTGGTCCAAACGATGGGTGCCGTCACATCGTCGGCCAACGCGATCGCGGGCGCGACAAAAGAAATCGCCGCGGGCAATACGGATCTTTCGGCGCGCACGGAAGAACAGGCGGCATCGCTCGAAGAGACAGCGGCGAGCATGGAAGAACTGACGTCGACGGTGAAGCAGAATGCCGACAACGCGCGCCAGGCGAGCGATCTTGCCGAGAACGCGAGCGCTGTCGCCAACGAGGGAACCGCGATTGTCGGTCAGGTTGTCGACACCATGGCGGGCATCGAAGAGAGTTCGGAAAAGATCGCCGAAATCATCGGCATCATTGAAGGCATCGCGTTCCAGACGAATATTCTCGCCCTCAATGCCGCAGTGGAAGCGGCCCGCGCCGGCGAACAAGGCCGTGGATTCGCGGTCGTCGCGGGCGAAGTGCGCAGCCTCGCGCAGCGTTCGTCTAGCGCGGCGAGAGAAATCAAGGCGCTGATCGAGACGTCGGGCAGCCGCGTCGGCGCGGGCACGGAACTCGTCGCGAAAGCGGGCGAGACCATGCGCAGCGTTCAGAGCGCCATTCAGCGCGTGACGGACATCATGGGCGAGATCGCCTCGGCATCGCACGAGCAAAGCCGTGGCATCGAACAAGTCAATCAGGCCATCTCGCAGATGGATGAAGTCACGCAGCAAAACGCCGCACTGGTGGAGCAGGCTGCTGCGGCTGCGGGCTCGCTGGAAGATCAGGCCGAGGTCCTTCGCAAAGCGGTGAGCGTGTTCCGCACGACCCCGAGCGCGGCAGCGGCCAGCGCAGAGACTCTGGTGCGTGTGCCGCGGGAAGGCGGGCCGCGCCCGGTGCCGGCTACGTCGAAGCAGCGTCCCATCGAGCCGACGGCGCGCCTGCAGAAGCCCGCATCGACGGCCAAGCGCGCCGAGCCTGCGATGCCCAAAGCCGTGGCGGCGACGGCTGCAAGCGGCGACTGGGAGACATTCTGA
- a CDS encoding PilZ domain-containing protein: MTATTGTLPKMLESMQITLAGRDQTPVQAEFVGSVAGSALVVTATNAHELLDAGVTVECKGLLGRKIYRFSSTVIGRSESPVKVVYLAYPQTVQTHIVRNHVRVSTELAGRLIRNDCVAAGFDVAVVNVSLGGVALRLDDALVNVGEHFKLALRLRADGKMHAVVFNCIVRNLRQTGSAVLVGAEFSNRTVDTTALLRIHMFETATGSASE, from the coding sequence ATGACTGCCACTACCGGCACCTTGCCGAAAATGCTGGAAAGCATGCAAATCACGCTGGCCGGCCGAGACCAAACGCCCGTGCAGGCGGAGTTCGTCGGCTCGGTTGCGGGCAGCGCGCTCGTGGTGACTGCAACGAATGCGCACGAGTTACTGGACGCAGGCGTAACGGTCGAATGCAAGGGGCTGCTCGGTCGCAAAATCTACCGCTTTTCCAGCACGGTGATCGGCCGAAGCGAGTCGCCTGTGAAGGTCGTGTACCTCGCGTATCCGCAGACCGTGCAGACGCATATCGTGCGCAACCACGTTCGGGTATCGACGGAACTGGCAGGCCGCCTCATTAGAAACGATTGTGTCGCGGCGGGTTTCGACGTGGCAGTGGTCAACGTCAGTCTTGGCGGTGTGGCTTTGCGTCTTGACGATGCGCTCGTCAATGTAGGCGAGCACTTCAAGCTCGCGCTGCGCCTGCGCGCCGACGGTAAGATGCATGCCGTCGTATTCAACTGCATTGTGCGCAATCTGCGTCAAACGGGTAGCGCGGTGCTAGTCGGCGCGGAGTTCAGCAACCGGACCGTCGATACGACGGCGCTGCTCAGAATCCATATGTTCGAGACGGCCACAGGCAGCGCGTCCGAGTAA
- a CDS encoding GGDEF domain-containing protein has product MRGAFGVSRCQPSRYGLNATGKVRAMNSAPKVISVSADSAAPELVRLLLASSTSGPSLLGVYDDDDFLRYANETFMRAFRIRAGQVATFSSLILDAAKNGRTLRIETADAQTFIADAQMRRRGSISAPRQRSFPVDFVDGRWFWCTETLFPDGWIVLVGADITVLKKHESVLSHERDQALLLSGLDELTGVPNRRAAFARLDGLLASPPVSGHHVCVALIDLDHFKSINDTFGHETGDAALRHFAQHCIHSLPSDSIFARLGGEEFLVAFPNAAGAQAKDILNVLLHGIPPVTSRLPAQIQITLTFSAGLAEAHAGASRDELISRADRALYSAKRLGRCRVEIDSASG; this is encoded by the coding sequence ATGCGCGGCGCATTCGGTGTATCGCGCTGTCAGCCGAGCAGGTATGGCTTAAATGCTACAGGTAAAGTGAGAGCCATGAACTCCGCCCCGAAGGTTATATCCGTAAGCGCGGACTCTGCCGCGCCCGAGCTGGTACGCCTGCTCCTGGCTTCTTCGACATCCGGCCCTTCCCTGCTCGGCGTATACGACGATGACGACTTCCTTCGCTATGCGAATGAAACGTTCATGCGTGCTTTCCGCATTCGCGCGGGACAGGTGGCCACGTTCTCCAGTCTCATCCTCGATGCAGCAAAGAACGGTCGAACACTTCGCATCGAAACAGCCGATGCGCAAACGTTCATCGCCGATGCGCAGATGCGTCGGCGCGGGAGCATTAGCGCTCCCCGCCAGCGTTCGTTCCCGGTGGATTTCGTCGATGGCCGATGGTTCTGGTGCACCGAGACTCTGTTTCCCGATGGCTGGATCGTCCTCGTCGGCGCCGATATCACGGTTCTCAAGAAGCATGAAAGCGTGCTCTCACATGAACGCGATCAGGCACTGCTTCTAAGCGGACTGGATGAATTGACAGGCGTGCCCAATCGTCGCGCTGCGTTTGCGCGACTCGACGGCCTGTTGGCGTCACCGCCGGTTTCGGGGCATCACGTGTGCGTCGCGTTGATCGACCTCGACCATTTCAAATCCATCAACGATACATTCGGCCACGAAACCGGCGATGCCGCGTTGCGGCACTTCGCGCAGCACTGCATCCACTCCTTACCTAGCGATAGCATCTTTGCCCGGCTGGGCGGCGAAGAGTTTCTCGTTGCTTTCCCGAACGCGGCCGGCGCTCAAGCGAAAGACATACTGAATGTTTTGCTGCACGGCATTCCCCCGGTGACATCGAGACTGCCCGCTCAGATTCAGATCACGCTAACGTTCTCCGCGGGATTGGCCGAGGCGCACGCCGGGGCATCGAGAGACGAACTCATCTCACGCGCCGACCGTGCGCTTTATTCCGCGAAGCGCCTCGGGCGCTGCCGTGTGGAGATCGACAGCGCGTCGGGATAA
- a CDS encoding tyrosinase family protein — protein sequence MVHTLIAGTFKKPSVRSCRDASDSGPLRPCDPSALPGGCMVSNSTKRRAFLQGTASALAVASLPRWGAAATAPFIRLEWQAFKTTPHYASYLNAVRTMKATTDSSKPTSWQYWVKVHNNYCPHSVAYFLAWHRGYLYYLEQQIRAVSGDATFTMPYWDYYTYPVIPSEFTDTAQGNPLYVSRVNTNVYQALDLGPFASNVYNFQRGTNNAFEPKLENAPHNPVHDIIGNYMADIATAPIDPIFYLHHCNIDRLWNAWSLRLSSRVPGATSSYWNGSFTYASGLTIAKSKTRTTTGLNYDYANDTPPAVLPRQAQEGRIIRVQAQIATIQGRPQTGSFTASPGRIVSSTRRALGGVRGMALGEASVSARIALQAANATALKDVLTTSPAAAASQSADASQAAPQARSSYQYVKIVLDGVSMPPAAKKGGFFYNVYLNLPASGDVDAVRSQHFIGTLGAFQISTAGHHGMNMIDYDVTDVLGRLGIADTNDVVISFVRVSAPNFPRGTAVSINEARLELGADAP from the coding sequence GTGGTCCATACTTTAATCGCCGGCACATTCAAGAAACCATCCGTTCGTTCTTGTCGTGACGCTTCGGATTCTGGGCCGCTTCGTCCATGTGATCCTTCTGCGCTCCCTGGGGGGTGTATGGTCTCCAATTCAACCAAGCGACGCGCGTTCCTCCAGGGAACGGCGTCTGCCCTCGCTGTGGCATCTCTTCCGCGGTGGGGTGCGGCTGCCACGGCCCCGTTCATCAGGCTCGAATGGCAAGCGTTCAAGACAACGCCGCACTATGCGTCGTACCTGAACGCGGTGCGCACGATGAAGGCCACCACGGACAGCAGCAAGCCGACATCGTGGCAATACTGGGTCAAGGTCCACAACAACTATTGCCCGCATAGCGTGGCGTATTTTCTGGCTTGGCATCGCGGGTATTTGTACTACCTCGAACAGCAGATCCGAGCCGTATCGGGCGATGCAACGTTCACCATGCCGTACTGGGATTACTACACGTATCCGGTCATTCCGTCCGAGTTCACCGATACCGCCCAAGGCAATCCCCTCTACGTCTCGCGCGTGAATACGAACGTTTATCAGGCGCTCGATCTCGGTCCCTTTGCGTCCAACGTGTACAACTTCCAGCGTGGCACCAACAACGCATTCGAGCCCAAACTGGAAAACGCGCCGCACAATCCGGTTCACGACATCATCGGCAACTATATGGCCGACATCGCGACGGCGCCTATCGACCCGATCTTCTATCTGCATCATTGCAATATCGATCGTCTGTGGAATGCGTGGTCGCTCCGCTTGAGTAGCCGGGTGCCCGGGGCGACCAGCAGTTACTGGAACGGCAGCTTCACCTATGCGAGCGGCTTGACCATCGCCAAGTCGAAAACGCGCACGACCACGGGGCTGAACTATGACTACGCCAACGACACTCCGCCCGCTGTGCTGCCGCGTCAGGCGCAAGAAGGGAGGATCATTCGCGTGCAAGCACAGATCGCCACTATTCAGGGGCGGCCTCAGACCGGCTCATTCACGGCGAGTCCCGGGCGCATTGTGTCGTCGACGCGCCGGGCTCTGGGAGGCGTGAGAGGAATGGCACTGGGCGAGGCCTCTGTGAGCGCGAGGATTGCACTTCAGGCCGCGAACGCCACGGCATTGAAAGACGTGCTCACAACATCGCCGGCTGCCGCTGCGAGTCAATCGGCCGATGCCTCGCAAGCTGCGCCGCAGGCGCGAAGTTCCTATCAGTACGTGAAGATCGTGCTGGATGGCGTGTCGATGCCGCCAGCGGCCAAAAAAGGCGGGTTCTTCTACAACGTCTATTTGAATCTTCCCGCCAGCGGCGATGTCGATGCCGTGAGGTCACAACATTTCATCGGCACGTTGGGCGCATTTCAGATATCGACTGCCGGACATCACGGCATGAACATGATCGACTACGATGTGACCGATGTGCTCGGACGGCTCGGTATTGCCGATACGAACGATGTAGTGATTTCATTCGTGCGCGTCAGCGCTCCGAACTTCCCGAGGGGGACAGCGGTGTCGATCAACGAGGCGCGCCTCGAACTTGGCGCAGATGCGCCTTGA
- the poxB gene encoding ubiquinone-dependent pyruvate dehydrogenase — protein MAKHSIADYLAKTLAAAGVERIWGVTGDSLNGLAHSLDELGTIRWMHTRHEEAAAFAAGADAATTGRLAVCAGSCGPGNLHLINGLYDCHRNRQPVLAIAAHIPSTEIGLGYFQETHPQTYFSECSHFVELVSNASQFPRVLERAMRTALEERGVAVIVLPGDIALSDGPDAPARWTPAAPHTIVPAEAELDKLAHMLNGCDAVTIMCGSGVAGAHDEVVALADTLGAPIVHALRGKPFIEYDNPFDVGMTGLIGFSSGYHAMMSCDTLLLLGCDFPYRPFYPPNAQIVQVDKRGSQLGRRAPLALGLIGTVKETVTALMPKLQRKTERRFLENALKHYADARKDLDHLATPSAPNRPIHPQYLTKLVDEVAADDAIFTVDVGTPTLWAARYLSMNGKRQLHGSFNHGSMANAMPQALGAQAANPQRQVVSLSGDGGLSMLLGDLLTAVQHELPIKIVVFNNSLLGFVSMELKAAGYLDTNVDLSKTDFSQIAKGAGIWSVRVEQSEQLEGALEDAFAHPGPALVDVVTAKHELAIPPSIDYAQMKGFSLYMLRAVFSGRGDELVELARTNLR, from the coding sequence ATGGCCAAGCATTCGATCGCCGATTATCTGGCAAAAACACTCGCTGCCGCAGGCGTCGAGCGCATCTGGGGCGTGACCGGCGACAGCCTCAACGGTCTCGCGCACAGTCTCGACGAGCTGGGCACGATACGCTGGATGCATACGCGGCATGAAGAAGCGGCCGCGTTCGCCGCAGGCGCGGACGCGGCAACCACCGGCCGGCTTGCCGTATGCGCGGGAAGCTGCGGACCTGGCAATCTGCATCTCATCAACGGGCTGTACGACTGCCATCGCAATCGTCAGCCGGTGCTTGCCATTGCGGCGCATATTCCGTCGACGGAAATCGGTCTCGGATACTTTCAGGAAACGCACCCGCAGACGTATTTCAGCGAGTGCAGTCACTTCGTCGAGCTGGTCTCGAATGCTTCGCAGTTTCCGCGCGTGCTGGAGCGCGCCATGCGTACCGCGCTGGAAGAACGCGGCGTCGCGGTCATCGTGTTGCCGGGCGATATCGCGCTGTCCGATGGTCCCGATGCGCCCGCGCGCTGGACGCCGGCCGCGCCGCACACCATCGTGCCCGCCGAAGCCGAACTCGACAAACTCGCGCACATGCTGAACGGCTGCGATGCCGTGACCATCATGTGCGGCAGCGGCGTGGCGGGCGCACATGACGAAGTGGTCGCGCTCGCGGACACGCTCGGCGCACCCATCGTGCATGCGTTGCGCGGCAAGCCATTCATCGAGTACGACAACCCCTTCGACGTGGGCATGACGGGACTCATCGGCTTCAGTTCGGGCTATCACGCGATGATGTCGTGCGACACGCTGCTTCTGCTGGGCTGCGACTTTCCTTATCGGCCGTTTTATCCGCCGAACGCGCAAATCGTGCAGGTCGACAAGCGCGGTTCGCAACTCGGCCGGCGCGCGCCGCTCGCACTCGGTCTCATCGGCACGGTTAAGGAAACGGTCACGGCGCTCATGCCCAAGCTGCAACGCAAAACCGAGCGGCGCTTTCTCGAGAACGCACTCAAGCACTACGCCGATGCGCGCAAGGATCTGGATCATCTCGCCACACCGTCGGCACCGAACCGGCCCATTCATCCGCAATATCTGACCAAGCTCGTCGATGAAGTCGCAGCCGACGATGCGATCTTCACTGTCGATGTCGGCACGCCGACGCTATGGGCCGCGCGTTACCTGTCGATGAACGGGAAGCGTCAACTGCACGGCTCGTTCAATCACGGCTCGATGGCGAATGCCATGCCCCAGGCGCTCGGCGCGCAGGCGGCGAATCCCCAACGGCAGGTCGTGTCCCTTTCCGGCGACGGCGGCCTTTCCATGCTGCTCGGCGATCTGCTCACTGCCGTACAACATGAATTGCCCATCAAAATCGTCGTGTTCAACAACAGCTTGCTGGGCTTCGTGTCGATGGAGTTGAAGGCTGCAGGTTATCTCGACACCAACGTCGATTTGTCGAAGACCGACTTCTCACAGATCGCGAAGGGTGCCGGCATCTGGTCGGTGCGCGTGGAGCAATCCGAGCAACTGGAAGGCGCGCTGGAGGACGCGTTTGCGCATCCCGGCCCGGCACTCGTCGATGTCGTCACGGCCAAGCACGAACTCGCGATTCCGCCGTCCATCGACTATGCGCAGATGAAAGGCTTCAGCCTCTACATGCTGCGCGCAGTATTCAGTGGACGTGGCGACGAACTGGTGGAACTGGCGCGAACGAATCTGCGTTGA